Genomic window (Nicotiana sylvestris chromosome 7, ASM39365v2, whole genome shotgun sequence):
CACGCAATATAGATTGAATTAGGCAGATAAATCGCCCGATAACCACCGGATAAGAGCCAAACCGATACCAATCCGCCTAatatcttatcgggtggctagcaaattaatacatttaaaagccgataacCGATAAGCCAAACCGTTACGAGTAAATAACCGCCCGATAAGCGGCCCTAGTTCCGCCCATATGATGATAAAGCATTTTTTTCTTGTGTGGCAATTTCAACAAGAATATGTTTAGTAAAGATTTATATGTAAAACatattttctatatatatatatatatatatatataaaatccattTGAAAGCCTTTATAATATTTTATAACTTTAGTGATACTATTCATAAATTTGAATAAAAATTACAATTCATTAATTTTGAAAGATATTTGAATCCGAACACAAGTATTTTCTAAATCATATATATTcttccaaaataaaataaatacatgaacaattttacaaaaataaaatctaTTAATACTTCCAATACAACCCAAAATCTAACAGAAATGGCCAAcggaaaaaaaaaatcctaaactCCATATATTGATTTCTTTGCTTGTATATTGTTGAGGCTACTATTGGTGAGAAAATCATTATACCAGTGAGCCGATAGTTTTGGACTTCGATCCAACGTAAGAGGATTAACTTGATAAAGCCCGAATTTAATGGTGTAACCAAATACCCATTCAAAATTATCCATTAAACTCCATATGAAATAACCACGCACATCCGCACCATTCCTGCTCATATCatttataaaagaaaaagaaaagaacaatcaAGCTTAATATGTAGGTATAAAGAAGATATAACAAATTTGAACTTAGTTTTCGACCCAAAGTTTCATTTAAAAgcagaattaacccaaatagccgaTAACCCAATCGCTTAAACTAACAATAGCCGATGAAGGTATAATATATACATAACTTATGTATTATATGTGTACAATTGTGTGTGATCAATGcatgatttatatatatatatatatagagtcaAATCTTACAAACTCCTTAAGCTCTTTGTTAAATTCCAAAAACATGGCGCTAAGACGGTCCATGTTCTTGCTCCATATAAAGTACCCCTACTTTCTTTGGTTCCAAATACTTGTCATTTTGAAAAATtaaattttgtttcaaaatattAGACATTTGAAAACACAAGAAGCATTAATACTTTTTCCCCTCAAATTCACCTTTACTATTCCCGTCACCGAAACTTAATTAAGTGAGGCGTGTAAAAAAGAGATAAAGAATAGTTGTAATAACTACTCTTATTATTATTAGAAATAAAATATCTTTCTTAAGAGATCGTATGCTAGAGCTAGCTTTAAAAGAGAGTAGATAATATGGACAAGAGATGGTAGAAATTCATAGAATATAAATTAAAGTATACCTGATTGATCGAGCCAAAGATGCAAGGTATGCTTTGTGATATTTAATTCGCTTTATGTCTTTGACCAACTCTTCCCCTTCTTCTTGCTTGTCAATTGAAGCGTACCCTGCATGAAGTAGCCACAATTTACCTTCAATTATGTAGAATCTACCCTCGAGCATGAGAAATCAGTGAGAAATACTACGAGTTTAAGTAAGGAGAATATTTACCATTTTCAGTCACAAATATTGGCATGTTATTGTATCTCTTCTTAATATAATCCACAATCTCTTCCATGCCTTGTGGAACCACATACAATCCAGGCATTCCCATCTAAAAAGTCAGTTGGTGTAAGTTTAGAGTTATTGTCACCATATCATAATAagaatttaaataaggaaaaaggtTCATAAATTCCCCTTTACTATACGAAATATTTTCATAATTATCCTTGGTTATACTTTAGCTAGTTTTGGGTTATTCATACGTTTGCTAGCAATTCATTGCATACTTACCCTTCATTCTAACAGAGCTCCAATCTTAAATATAACAAGGGGTATATTTGAACATCGACGTTATAAGTATCAACTTAATCCGCACTGGAATTTCGTTAAAATCAAGAGCAAATACGATACGACTTGCTAAAGGTAAAGATATAAAGAGACCCAAGTATAATTAACGGGATGGTAAAATTAAGATACTTCGTATAATATAAAGGTAAATTTGAACATTTTCCCTTTAAATAAAGGCGTGTGCAAAAATACCGGATCTCCTACGAAAGCACCATCTTCGTTCTGTCCAGCAGTGAGCAAAAACCCAAGGATGGCACGATTTTCACCATGGCTACAAGTTGGattattattgtcattattgcATGTGCAATTTGAAAGAAGACAATCCTTCACAAACAAAGTGGAATAATGGTTAAGCCCTATGAAATCAATGCTATTCTTTATAAGCTTGCTTTCTTCAGGGCTGAACTCTGGTAATTTCTTCCCGTGATACTCTCGCATTTCTGTGGGATAATCTCCATATACTAGAGGATCAAGAAGCCTGTTCATTTAAAAATATCGAGATCAATAATTGTAATTGATAAATGCAACTTGACACGTCCGAATGCAACTAATTAACATATGCAATTTGGCTTTCACCTAATCTGATTTACACAACTTTTGTTTTGAAACAGATATGTCACATGATTTGTCTATCAGTTGCATATATTATCAAAGctaataagtatatatatatattactactAGAAATTCAGGAAAAATCGTCCAAAAAAAgtgatcaaagttggtcggtaatgacCAATAACCGTCAAAAACGCGACCATTAACGTGTGGTCGGTATTTCGAAGGTTGGAAGggcataccgaccaaagttggtcggaaaataacgaccaactttggtcgatcaattaaattcaaaaaaaaagttaccgaaataaccgaccaaagttggtcggtattttaattatgtaattaaaaaaatcaccattctaccactagaccattggtgcattttgttttaagactgtcttttatttcatttatactctttaattatattttcgCACGAAAATAACCAACGAAAGTGGtcggttttattaaaaaataaaaaattaccgaccgaattcggtcggttttttaaaatgaccggcc
Coding sequences:
- the LOC104222788 gene encoding beta-glucosidase 18-like isoform X2; translated protein: MASLGVNAYRFSISWSRLLPRGKLGVVNPAGIKFYNNIIDNLLLKGVTPFVTIHHNDYPQELEDRYGAWLSPLMQEEFVHFAETCFKSFGDRVKYWVTINEPNLFAELAYMNGIFPPSHCSPPFGNCSSGNSDTEPLLVIHNSILAHAKAVKLYRHHFQVEQGGMIGLVASAYMYKPIKDDEADIKAAARALTFHVAWLLDPLVYGDYPTEMREYHGKKLPEFSPEESKLIKNSIDFIGLNHYSTLFVKDCLLSNCTCNNDNNNPTCSHGENRAILGFLLTAGQNEDGAFVGDPMGMPGLYVVPQGMEEIVDYIKKRYNNMPIFVTENGYASIDKQEEGEELVKDIKRIKYHKAYLASLARSIRNGADVRGYFIWSLMDNFEWVFGYTIKFGLYQVNPLTLDRSPKLSAHWYNDFLTNSSLNNIQAKKSIYGV